A stretch of Henckelia pumila isolate YLH828 chromosome 4, ASM3356847v2, whole genome shotgun sequence DNA encodes these proteins:
- the LOC140865628 gene encoding xylulose 5-phosphate/phosphate translocator, chloroplastic, translating into MLSSNLLSSTNVTFSKPSSRYPLNASFLDPNLVNRAPSPRITRCHSPALQIPSLSINHGFPISQISESRSDFGRNSGHPCGFSSRFSSHKPGAAAGTPGEISPDGEIETPKPNKDFKLAVVFGLWYFQNIVFNIYNKKVLNIFPYPWLLASFQLFCGAIWMFVLWSLKIQPCPKINKSFIVALLGPALFHTIGHISACVSFSKVAVSFTHVIKSAEPVFTVVFSSFLGDSYPLNVWLSILPIVFGCSLAAITEVSFNFGGLWGAMISNVGFVLRNIYSKKSLQSFKEVNGLNLYGWITIISLLYLFPVAIFVEGSQWIAGYHKAIETIGQSSTFYLWVIVSGIFYHLYNQSSYEALDDISPLTFSVGNTMKRVVVIIASVLVFRNPVRPLNALGSAIAIFGTFLYSQATAKKPKVEGGEKKN; encoded by the coding sequence ATGCTTTCTTCCAATCTTTTGTCATCCACTAACGTCACTTTCTCCAAACCCAGCTCCAGATATCCCTTAAATGCTTCATTCTTGGATCCAAATCTCGTGAACAGGGCTCCAAGTCCCCGGATTACTCGCTGTCACTCTCCAGCTCTGCAGATTCCAAGCTTAAGCATTAACCATGGCTTCCCAATTTCCCAGATCTCAGAATCAAGATCAGATTTTGGGAGGAACTCGGGGCACCCATGTGGATTTTCTTCAAGATTTTCATCCCACAAACCCGGAGCAGCCGCCGGAACCCCGGGAGAAATTAGCCCGGATGGGGAAATCGAGACCCCAAAGCCGAACAAGGATTTCAAACTAGCTGTTGTTTTTGGGCTCTGGTATTTTCAGAACATTgttttcaatatatataataagaaGGTGTTGAATATTTTCCCCTATCCATGGCTTCTTGCATCGTTTCAGCTCTTTTGTGGGGCTATTTGGATGTTTGTCCTATGGTCATTGAAGATTCAACCTTGCCCGAAAATAAACAAATCGTTTATTGTTGCACTTCTTGGACCTGCACTTTTCCACACCATAGGCCATATCTCAGCATGTGTTTCATTCTCTAAAGTTGCTGTTTCTTTCACACATGTGATTAAATCTGCGGAGCCTGTGTTTACAGTTGTGTTCTCTTCGTTTCTTGGTGATTCATATCCACTAAATGTATGGCTCTCCATTTTGCCAATCGTGTTTGGTTGTTCTTTAGCTGCCATTACCGAAGTTTCCTTCAATTTTGGAGGTTTATGGGGTGCCATGATTAGCAATGTTGGATTTGTGCTACGAAATATTTACTCGAAAAAGAGCTTGCAGAGTTTCAAAGAAGTGAATGGGTTGAATTTGTATGGTTGGATCACCATTATTTCATTGCTCTATCTATTTCCGGTTGCTATATTCGTCGAAGGGTCTCAATGGATCGCCGGATATCATAAAGCTATTGAAACTATCGGACAGTCATCCACATTTTACCTGTGGGTGATAGTATCAGGCATATTTTACCATTTATATAACCAGTCCTCGTATGAAGCACTTGATGACATTAGCCCGCTTACGTTTTCGGTTGGGAACACTATGAAGAGGGTGGTTGTTATTATTGCTAGTGTTTTGGTTTTCAGGAATCCGGTTAGGCCTCTAAATGCACTCGGATCGGCTATTGCAATTTTCGGTACTTTCTTGTATTCGCAGGCAACGGCTAAGAAACCAAAGGTTGAAGGGGGTGAAAAGAAGAACTAG